The following nucleotide sequence is from Populus trichocarpa isolate Nisqually-1 chromosome 11, P.trichocarpa_v4.1, whole genome shotgun sequence.
CCAAAACCAAAACACAAGACAaagacaaaaccaaaaacaaagtcccatctctctctctaagGAATCAGAAACTTGTTATAAAGCAAACGAAGAAAACATCtaaaccttaaaataaaaacacatcaaacCTTATCAGAAGCGATGAATCctcaacagcaacaacaaaatCCAGTAGATCCAGACCACCCACAACTCCCAACAATCAAGATCCACCACCCTTCTTCCCCACGCCACTCTCACCACCACTCCCACCTACACGCCGCCACTCCCACCGCTGGTGCCCGCCGCAAGATCGGCGTCGCGGTTGACCTCTCCGATGAATCTGCCTACGCTGTCAGCTGGGCTGTCGACCACTACATCCGTCCCGGGGATGCTGTCATTCTCCTCCACGTCAGCCCTACATCCGTTCTCTTCGGTGCTGACTGGGGCCCGCTCCCACTCTCCACTCCAACGCAATCGCAACTCGATCTTTTGAACAATACTAGcaaatttaataatgaaattgacAGTAAAAATGAGAGTAGTGAGAAGCCGCAGCAACAGAACGAGGACGATGAGGATGCTTTCACTGCGTCGAAAGCGGCCGATCTTGCAAGGCCTTTAAAGGAAGCGCAGATCCCGTATAAGATTCATATTGTGAAAGATCATGATATGAAGGAGAGGCTGTGTCTTGAAGTTGAGAGGTTAGGGTTGAGTGCGGTTATTATGGGGAGTAGAGGGTTTGGTGCGGAGAAAAGAGGGAGTGATGAGAGATTGGGTAGTGTAAGTGATTATTGTGTTCATCACTGTGTATGTCCAGTCGTGGTTGTTAGATATCCTGAGGATAAGGATGGCGGTGTGGCTGACCTGGAGGCGGTTGTTAATGTGCCAGAGGATGTGGAGGCTGCAGAGGGAAAACCTAAAGGTCAGGATTTGTTATGTGGTTGTGGATTTTGTTATtgctgattttgattttttttttggtttatgatGTTACAAGTTTGTTAGTGTATGCAAATGCTGGTGATATATAGGAAGATTAGGTTGTGGAGCAATTTTCTTAATGTGAGATTGTTAGCTGTCCTCCAAGGACAACGTGGAGATAATTATGCACATGATTAGGATGCGTTATCTAATTGAAATGTTCTGGATTGTATCATCATTTTATAGCTAAGATGGATGTACTAGAAATGTTGCATTATATTTTAGGTTAGAGTTCATTTTTTGAGAGATCAAAGTTGCATATAAATAGTACAGAATGGAGTAATTTTGATTTAGGATGTTGATGTTCTCGTGGGTAACTTGTGATCCTGGAATCGTTGAGTTTTGTAGTGTTCTTGAAATATTGCAATGATGAGGAGTTAAATAGTTGGCTTGTTTTATGAAATCTGGAGCACAAAATTTGAATGGTGCTTGTAGGATAACAAGCTGTTATGATGAAAGTAGGGTTGCTTTGAGTTGGAGCTGGCATCTAAAAAGTGCAGGATCTTTTGATGTTATAAAATGTAATGGGTACTGGCCTTTTTCACTACTATAGAAAGCGGATTCTGCTTATTTGGCTTCATTGTGGTATTCTCATGCTAATCTACATTGAGTAGTAGGAAAATTCGTACTTCAAATAGCTGATTTGATtgttgtttgtgttttgttattttgttatatgGTTGCCGTTGCTGGTATTGATTATGCatgattggaattttttttcttaatattattatgaGATCATTGGCACAGATTATGGTTCATGTGAATAGGACACATCATCCTAAATTTT
It contains:
- the LOC112323402 gene encoding universal stress protein PHOS32, which encodes MNPQQQQQNPVDPDHPQLPTIKIHHPSSPRHSHHHSHLHAATPTAGARRKIGVAVDLSDESAYAVSWAVDHYIRPGDAVILLHVSPTSVLFGADWGPLPLSTPTQSQLDLLNNTSKFNNEIDSKNESSEKPQQQNEDDEDAFTASKAADLARPLKEAQIPYKIHIVKDHDMKERLCLEVERLGLSAVIMGSRGFGAEKRGSDERLGSVSDYCVHHCVCPVVVVRYPEDKDGGVADLEAVVNVPEDVEAAEGKPKDA